The genomic stretch TATTTGTAACCAATTATGGTGTGTCCAGCTCGGAAGAGATCATCGCGGCCAGCGAGGTCTCAGAACATATTTCTACAGCAGGGACAGAGGCTTCGGGTACCAGTAACATGAAATTTTCTTTAAACGGCTGCATCCTACTCGGGACCCACGATGGTGCGACAATCGAAATTGGAGAGGAAGTTGGATCAGAGAATATCTTTACCTTTGGGATGAAGGCGAATGATGTTCAGCATTTGAGAGCAAATGAATATGATCCTCAGCAGATCTATAATGAAAATCCCCGAGTACAGAATGTACTAGATCTTGTTGGATCTGGTTTTTTCAATCCCCAAGAGCCTCAACGTTATCGGGATCTTATCGATTCTCTGATTTATAATGATCATTACTTACTTCTTGCAGATTTTGATGCTTACTCTGCTTGTCAAGAGTTAGTTGGAAAAACTTATCAAGATGTTCCTACCTGGACTCAGATGTCGATTGCAAATACTGCCAAAGTTGGCAAATTTTCAAGTGATCGTACGATCAGGGAATATGCAACCCAGATTTGGAATGTCCACCCCTTACTTCATGGAAGATGATTAACTGGCAATGAAGTTAAATTTATTAAGATTTTGTTGGGGCCTGATCCTTTTGGGGTTGCTCCCCACAAATGTTATCGCACAGAACTCAGTCCAACCTGAGCTTTACAACTATCAAACGTTTGGCAATCGTGGCAGTTCCTACACTAGCGTTGCTACTGGTGTGGGAATTTACATGATGGACCGAGAGGACGGTGGTCCACAAAGATATCTGCAAAGTTTAGTGCTGTTTGTTCCGCGGGCCAGTCTGGGTACTGACAGCAAACTTGGAGATCATTTCCTTTTATCATCTGGCCAAGGTCTGGAGATAGTTCTTCATGACCAATGGCGGGACCCTGTAGGGAAAGGAGCCCAAATTTCACTCAGGCATTTGAGATGGAATGCGGCTGCCAAAGCGGAGAATAAAAAGGGAGAACCGGCTTCGACGACCATTTTTCACATGGGTTGGAGTGGCTCTATGGAGGCAATCCCAACGAATTTGGTATGGTTTGTTGGTTTAGATGTCGCCCAGTTGTTTCTTCCAGGGACTAGCTATGGTGAAATCCAAGGTGCAGTTGGTCTTCGCCTAAACTGGTGACCTAAGAAATTCCATATTTCTCATTTTCATTTCAATTCATCTCTCCAAATCTGTGAAGTCGATCCGTGAGTTCAAAGTCAAAGTCCTGCAAAAGGATGGCTCTAGAAACTCCCTTCTTGATGCTGTTGCCGTTGAAGAACCTCTTGAAATCAGGTTGTCTGTTGATGGCTTTACGCTTCGGGTAGCTACAACGATGCGTACCCCAGGTAATGACAAAGAATTGGCTCTTGGATTCCTTTGGTCAGAAGGATTAATTAGGGACATAGAGTCGATTCAGTCAGTGAAAAGATCGTCAGACCCCAGGCTGGAAGTTTCAGAAAATGTAATTGTTGTGGAACTATCTGCAGGAACTCGAGTTGCCTGGAGCCGCCTGAATCGAAGAACAGCTGTGCAATCTAGCTGTGGAATTTGCGGGCGTCAGTCTCTACAAAGCCTCAAAAATTTTGAAATAAGTCAACCTAGGGGAGCTCCCTGGCCAGGGGATCTATCTCTAGGGACTTTTTTGGAGCAGCTCTCTAGCTCACAAAATATGTTTCGAAGTACTGGAGGTGTCCACGCCTCAGGACTTTTCCATTACGATGGGAATTTGATTTGTTTGAGAGAGGATGTTGGTCGGCACAACGCACTTGATAAAGTTGTTGGCTGGAGTCTGGATAAGAAATTCGTTCCTGCTGAGGATGCGATTTTGTTGGTGAGTGGCAGAATCAGCTTCGAGTTGGTGCAGAAGGCACTTCTAGCGGGAATCCCAAACTTAGTCGGAATTGGAGCCCCAAGCTCCCTTGCAATAGAATTAGCTGAAGAATTTGATCTGACCTTGCTTGGATTTCTGCGAGAAAACTCTGTGAACGTTTACTCTGGTGA from SAR324 cluster bacterium encodes the following:
- a CDS encoding glycogen/starch/alpha-glucan phosphorylase — its product is FVTNYGVSSSEEIIAASEVSEHISTAGTEASGTSNMKFSLNGCILLGTHDGATIEIGEEVGSENIFTFGMKANDVQHLRANEYDPQQIYNENPRVQNVLDLVGSGFFNPQEPQRYRDLIDSLIYNDHYLLLADFDAYSACQELVGKTYQDVPTWTQMSIANTAKVGKFSSDRTIREYATQIWNVHPLLHGR
- the fdhD gene encoding formate dehydrogenase accessory sulfurtransferase FdhD; its protein translation is MKSIREFKVKVLQKDGSRNSLLDAVAVEEPLEIRLSVDGFTLRVATTMRTPGNDKELALGFLWSEGLIRDIESIQSVKRSSDPRLEVSENVIVVELSAGTRVAWSRLNRRTAVQSSCGICGRQSLQSLKNFEISQPRGAPWPGDLSLGTFLEQLSSSQNMFRSTGGVHASGLFHYDGNLICLREDVGRHNALDKVVGWSLDKKFVPAEDAILLVSGRISFELVQKALLAGIPNLVGIGAPSSLAIELAEEFDLTLLGFLRENSVNVYSGDWRISRL